The proteins below are encoded in one region of Mycteria americana isolate JAX WOST 10 ecotype Jacksonville Zoo and Gardens chromosome 22, USCA_MyAme_1.0, whole genome shotgun sequence:
- the LOC142419903 gene encoding olfactory receptor 10C1-like — MIPMNLSEVSEFKLLGFFEVSHLHSLLFVVLFSLYILTLMANTVIALIINGDNTLHTPMYFFLAQLSYLDICYLSVIVPKILENLMVGTIGISKIGCAMQMFFFLFFGVAECFLLAAMSFDRYMAVCYLLHYTIIMNSRICKSLVAGTYICGTAVGLVHTIITFSLPFCGLAINHFCEIQPLLELLCGNTSPSEIQVIVVAVFAIVGLFLLIIYSYIRIISTILKMSSAESQQKAFSTCSSHVLVMTLFYGTASSMYLRPKSSYSASVDKLLSLSHTVVTPLLNPIIYSLRNEEMKGALSRTYNKALLFRRNSLSP, encoded by the exons ATGATTCCCATGAACCTCAGTGAAGTGAGTGAATTCAAGCTCCTTGGTTTTTTTGAAGTCTCTCACCTGCATTCTTTGCTCTTTGTagtcttattttctctttatatcCTCACCTTGATGGCTAACACAGTGATTGCTCTGATCATAAATGGTGATAACACCCTTCACACCCCCATGTATTTCTTCCTCGCTCAGCTGTCCTATTTGGATATCTGCTATTTGTCAGTCATTGTCCCAAAGATTCTTGAGAATTTAATGGTGGGAACAATAGGTATTTCCAAAATAGGATGTgcaatgcaaatgtttttcttccttttctttggagTTGCAGAATGTTTTCTCTTGGCTGCCATGTCATTTGACCGTTACATGGCAGTATGCTACCTCTTGCATTACACTATCATTATGAACAGTAGAATCTGCAAAAGCCTGGTTGCTGGAACTTACATTTGTGGGACTGCTGTAGGCTTAGTACACACCATCATAACATTCAGCTTACCATTCTGTGGTCTTGCTATCAACCACTTCTGTGAGATTCAACCCCTCTTGGAGCTGCTTTGTGGTAACACTTCCCCAAGTGAAATTCAAGTCATTGTCGTGGCTGTCTTTGCTATTGTGGGTCTCTTCTTACTGATCATTTATTCATATATTCGCATCATTTCCACAATTCTTAAGATGTCATCAGCTGAAAGCCAGCAGAAAGCATTTTCCACTTGCTCCTCACATGTTTTAGTTATGACTCTTTTCTATGGTACAGCAAGCTCCATGTATTTGCGGCCAAAATCCAGCTACTCTGCATCTGTTGATAAGTTGCTCTCACTTTCTCATACTGTGGTGACTCCTTTATTGAATCCTATTATCTATAGTTTGAGGAATGAGGAGATGAAAGGAGCCCTGAG CAGAACCTACAACAAAGCTTTGCTCTTCCGTAGGAACAGTTTGAGTCCATAG
- the LOC142419904 gene encoding olfactory receptor 2A12-like, translating into MVPNRNSSQTLLTEFTLLGLPGDPKLQRFVLGFFTLIYIVTLLGNLLIFCLIHLDPHLRIPMYYFLRHLSLIDMCYPSSTFLPLLISYLAQRRTISLTGCAVQMYVFLVLATTECILLAVMAYDRRVAICLPLHYTMTMSNRKCVTLTSLSWVSGLVLPITHTILTWRLPYCGPSVIDHFFCEVPAVLQLACADTYLIKLVTQVGCLFTLLMQVGCLFTLLMPTTFIVFSYLNILVAILKINSAKGREKAFSTCLSHLMVVVLFYGSAIYIYMRPNSFHSPQKDKIISILYNILTPTLNPIIYSLRNTEVKKALVRLIRRETWP; encoded by the coding sequence ATGGTTCCAAACAGAAACAGCAGTCAAACATTACTGACAGAATTCACCCTCTTAGGTCTGCCTGGTGATCCAAAGTTGCAGCGATTCGTACTTGGCTTCTTCACCCTTATCTACATTGTAACATTGCTAGGAAACTTACTTATCTTCTGTCTTATCCACCTGGATCCTCATCTGCGTATTCCAATGTACTACTTCCTCAGGCATTTATCTCTCATAGATATGTGTTACCCTTCCAGCACTTTTCTTCCATTGCTCATTAGCTATCTAGCTCAGAGAAGAACTATCTCATTAACTGGCTGTGCAGTTCAAATGTACGTGTTTCTTGTGCTGGCGACTACTGAATGCATCCTCCTGGCAGTCATGGCCTACGATCGACGTGTGGCCATATGTCTCCCGCTCCACTACACAATGACCATGAGCAACAGGAAGTGTGTAACATTAACTTCACTCTCATGGGTGAGTGGCCTGGTACTGCCAATCACACACACCATCCTGACATGGAGGCTGCCTTACTGTGGTCCCAGTGTGATTGATCACTTCTTCTGTGAGGTGCCTGCTGTACTGCAACTGGCATGTGCTGATACATATCTGATCAAGCTGGTCACTCAAGTGGGATGTCTCTTCACCCTGTTGATGCAAGTGGGATGTCTCTTCACCCTGTTGATGCCTACCACTTTCATTGTTTTCTCCTACCTGAACATTTTGGTAGCAATTTTGAAGATAAACTCTgccaagggaagagaaaaggccttTTCCACCTGCCTCTCACATTTGATGGTTGTAGTTCTGTTCTATGGAAGTGCCATCTACATTTACATGAGACCAAACTCTTTTCATTCCCCTCAGAAGGACAAAATCATCTCTATCTTATACAATATTCTTACCCCAACGTTAAATCCAATTATTTATAGCCTGAGGAACACGGAGGTCAAGAAAGCATTGGTGAGGCTTATTAGGAGGGAAACATGGCCCTAA